A single window of Sporosarcina sp. FSL W7-1349 DNA harbors:
- a CDS encoding thiamine pyrophosphate-binding protein, translating into MKQLIARQLVQYLQDRGVEHIFGLCGHTNIAVLSELEKSSIKFVNVRHEQIAAHAADGYARAKKQTSVVLSHVGPGMTNAATGVANAALDCIPMVVIAGDIPSHYYGKHPHQEVNLQADATQYEIYRPFVKRAWRVDSAHLFPEILEKAFQLAESGTPGPVLVSVPMDIFSMELETSYFDFQSHHTKALQKPSMDDETAEAILKTLINAKNPVVYAGGGVLLADAAEELAEFINHFDFPVAHSLMGKGAVADDNPLVLGMTGFWGTEFINRKCREADYLFGLGTRFAEADSSSWENEYTFDFPKTKLIQIDIEASDIGRNYPVELGVVADLKQALTVLNRVAKRLYPEGRQNETLKQEIAENKRQFKASNESFIQDNCFPMQPQRILAEVREVLPRDAYITTDVGWNKNGVGQQFDIYEPGTIFTPGGFATMGFGAPAALGVKVARPDRVVVSLVGDGGFGQNPALLATAAEEHIPVIWVIMNNFAFGTIAGLQKAHYDTTLGTLFTKDGEPYSPDFAAIARAYGVEGIKIEKAEEFKPALEQAIAANKPVVIDVAMLNNPVPTAGHWNIMDIYSPNKKVHHVSTN; encoded by the coding sequence ATGAAACAACTCATCGCTCGCCAGCTAGTGCAGTATTTGCAAGACCGCGGCGTGGAACACATCTTCGGATTATGCGGGCATACAAATATCGCGGTGCTTTCCGAGCTCGAAAAAAGTTCGATTAAGTTTGTCAACGTCCGCCATGAACAAATTGCAGCGCATGCGGCTGACGGTTATGCACGCGCGAAAAAGCAGACGTCCGTCGTTCTCAGCCATGTCGGTCCCGGCATGACCAATGCGGCAACAGGCGTAGCGAATGCAGCACTCGACTGCATTCCTATGGTTGTCATCGCAGGCGACATCCCGAGCCATTACTACGGCAAGCACCCGCACCAGGAAGTGAATCTGCAAGCGGATGCGACCCAGTATGAAATTTACCGTCCCTTTGTCAAGCGCGCTTGGCGTGTCGACAGCGCACATCTCTTCCCTGAGATTTTGGAGAAAGCGTTTCAATTAGCGGAATCCGGAACACCAGGTCCGGTTCTTGTGTCAGTTCCAATGGACATTTTCTCAATGGAGCTGGAGACTTCGTATTTTGACTTCCAATCCCATCATACGAAAGCGCTTCAAAAACCTTCCATGGATGATGAAACGGCGGAAGCGATCCTGAAAACATTGATCAACGCAAAGAACCCGGTCGTTTACGCCGGGGGCGGGGTATTGTTGGCGGATGCAGCGGAAGAGTTGGCCGAGTTCATCAACCATTTCGACTTCCCAGTGGCACACTCCCTAATGGGCAAGGGCGCAGTGGCGGACGACAATCCGCTCGTTCTTGGAATGACAGGCTTCTGGGGCACAGAGTTCATCAACCGGAAATGCCGCGAAGCGGATTATCTCTTCGGCCTTGGGACGCGCTTTGCGGAAGCGGACAGCAGCTCGTGGGAGAACGAATATACATTCGACTTCCCGAAAACAAAGCTTATTCAAATTGATATCGAAGCGAGCGATATAGGTCGCAACTATCCGGTCGAGCTCGGTGTTGTCGCCGACCTGAAGCAGGCGCTGACTGTGCTCAACCGCGTGGCGAAGCGTCTCTATCCGGAAGGGCGCCAAAACGAGACACTGAAACAAGAGATTGCAGAAAACAAGCGCCAATTCAAAGCGAGCAACGAATCATTCATTCAGGACAACTGCTTCCCAATGCAGCCGCAGCGCATCTTGGCAGAAGTGCGGGAAGTGCTGCCGCGCGACGCGTACATTACGACGGACGTCGGTTGGAACAAAAACGGCGTCGGCCAGCAGTTTGACATATACGAGCCGGGGACGATCTTTACACCGGGCGGCTTTGCGACAATGGGCTTCGGGGCGCCGGCCGCACTCGGCGTAAAAGTAGCGCGGCCGGACCGCGTCGTTGTGTCGCTGGTCGGAGACGGCGGTTTCGGACAGAACCCGGCGCTGCTGGCGACCGCAGCGGAAGAACATATTCCGGTCATCTGGGTTATCATGAACAACTTCGCCTTCGGTACGATTGCTGGGCTGCAGAAAGCACACTACGACACGACGCTCGGGACGCTGTTTACGAAAGACGGCGAGCCGTACTCGCCGGACTTTGCGGCAATCGCGCGTGCCTATGGCGTGGAAGGGATCAAGATCGAGAAGGCAGAAGAGTTTAAGCCGGCCTTGGAGCAGGCAATCGCAGCCAACAAGCCGGTTGTCATCGACGTGGCGATGCTGAACAACCCGGTGCCGACAGCAGGCCACTGGAACATCATGGATATCTATTCGCCGAATAAAAAAGTGCATCATGTTTCTACGAATTAA
- a CDS encoding sugar phosphate isomerase/epimerase family protein has product MQNQFSLAQLTVLECAPPEMTYLAARAGYDFVSFRPIYMGLPGEPNYALAENKEMMKQTKIALADTGLKLLDIELARIFDGVDPKRYVSAMEVAAELGGRHVLSSIWTDDRSFAIEKFAELCELAKPFGLTVELEYVPIASITNLADTLSVLRTANQENAGIMLDIHHFHRAGDKVEDLDTVPREWFRYLHLCDAPGEIPASHEEMTRILREERSYVGEGGIDVASIVNRIPRVPYSIELPNIKRVIELGYEEFARRCLVTAKEYLNAHPRANDVYTIPGNDARSNIER; this is encoded by the coding sequence TTGCAAAACCAATTTTCTTTGGCGCAACTTACAGTTCTTGAATGTGCTCCACCAGAAATGACATACCTTGCCGCTCGGGCGGGGTATGATTTTGTAAGCTTCCGACCAATCTATATGGGGCTGCCGGGTGAGCCAAATTATGCGCTCGCAGAAAACAAAGAAATGATGAAGCAAACAAAGATAGCGCTCGCAGACACTGGACTTAAGTTGCTGGATATTGAACTCGCGCGAATTTTTGATGGAGTGGATCCGAAACGATACGTTTCTGCGATGGAAGTGGCGGCTGAACTGGGGGGCCGGCATGTCCTAAGCAGTATCTGGACAGATGATCGGAGCTTTGCCATTGAAAAATTTGCAGAATTATGCGAACTGGCAAAACCATTTGGGCTTACAGTTGAATTAGAATACGTACCGATTGCTAGTATTACAAATTTAGCAGATACATTATCTGTCTTGCGGACTGCTAACCAAGAGAATGCAGGCATAATGTTAGATATTCATCATTTTCATCGAGCTGGAGATAAGGTAGAGGATTTGGATACTGTGCCCCGTGAATGGTTCCGCTATTTGCATTTATGTGATGCACCTGGTGAAATCCCAGCATCACATGAAGAAATGACTCGAATTTTGCGCGAAGAACGTTCATATGTCGGGGAAGGTGGAATCGATGTTGCAAGTATAGTTAACCGCATTCCAAGAGTTCCTTATTCGATTGAGTTGCCAAATATCAAACGAGTAATAGAACTCGGCTATGAAGAGTTTGCTAGACGTTGTTTGGTAACTGCGAAAGAATATTTAAATGCACATCCCAGGGCAAATGATGTTTATACAATACCAGGGAATGATGCACGTTCAAATATTGAAAGATAG